A genomic segment from Ciona intestinalis chromosome 10, KH, whole genome shotgun sequence encodes:
- the LOC100177052 gene encoding beta-1,4-galactosyltransferase 3-like, whose protein sequence is MMSRIRVAHISLSLTILLGGFVVVREFSSLKDVRCGREYASHENKRESTKAQQAEQKVLQHEVRITENTTKTTSTTTTTTTATSTVLPGSKDTLCPKVSPLLTGPTHITFEGPDDLNWPPTLEEIAQQNQGLQPGGIYPGPTDCKPRSKVAIIIPYRDREEHLRYNLHYLHGILQRQQLQYIVVVVEQDNDYTFNKGLLMNLGFQYVMNSTNFTADCFFFHDVDTLSENDRTLYLCKGDSEVVHLSARLDKYNYRLCCGVTVGGVLGLKPQQFIKINGYSNKYCGWGGEDDDINARIRHVGGFSIFRPNKKYNNFKMISHQHDQGNPVNGKRLQLLKAWGKRQPKDGVNSLEKEDIKIVKQVTHTRLYVRSRDCAAT, encoded by the exons ATGATGTCCAGAATCAGGGTTGCCCATATTTCACTTTCCTTAACGATTCTCCTTGGCGGTTTCGTTGTAGTTCGCGAGTTTTCATCATTGAAAGATGTTCGATGTGGTCGAGAATATGCAAGTCATGAAAATAAACGAGAATCTACTAAAGCCCAGCAGGCAGAACAAAAAGTGTTGCAACATGAGGTTAGAATAACTGAAAACACAACTAAAACTACCAGCACGACAACGAcgacaacaacagcaacaagtACAGTCTTGCCAGGGTCAAAAGATACATTATGTCCTAAAGTTTCCCCATTACTAACTGGACCTACACATATCACCTTTGAGG gCCCTGATGATTTAAACTGGCCGCCTACGTTAGAAGAAATAGCGCAACAAAACCAGGGGCTGCAGCCAGGAGGTATTTATCCTGGACCAACGGATTGCAAACCAAGATCAAAAGTTGCAATTATTATTCCATACCGAGACAGAGAAGAACACTTGAG GTATAATCTACACTATCTGCACGGAATTTTGCAACGCCAGCAACTTCAATATATTGTCGTTGTTGTAGAACAAGACAACGACTATACCTTTAACAAGGGCTTACTTATGAACCTTGGTTTTCAATATGTTATGAACTCAACCAACTTCACGGCGGACTGCTTTTTCTTTCATGACGTTGACACTTTGAGTGAGAATGACCGAACCTTGTATCTTTGCAAAG GTGATAGTGAAGTCGTACATTTATCAGCACGTTTGGATAAGTACAACTACCGCTTGTGTTGTGGAGTGACAGTCGGTGGTGTGCTGGGTTTAAAACCGCAACAATTTATCAAAATCAACGGTTATTCTAACAAATATTGT GGTTGGGGTGGCGAAGATGACGACATAAACGCCAGGATACGACATGTTGGAGGGTTCTCAATTTTTCGGCCGAATAAGAAATACAACAA TTTCAAGATGATCAGTCACCAGCACGACCAAGGAAACCCAGTGAATGGGAAACGTCTTCAACTTTTGAAAGCATGGGGAAAAAGGCAGCCGAAAGACGGTGTTAACTCTTTAGAAAAAGAAgatattaaaattgtaaaacaagtGACGCATACACGTTTATACGTCAGATCACGTGACTGTGCTGCCACGTAA
- the LOC100179434 gene encoding uncharacterized protein LOC100179434: MTWLYAVCLLALAGQSLGQYGDVYTYDEESPGLPDYPGYNYNEYGNNNEGSGSGETEAARGSFVVTIQQKFRKVLLQETSVRFERMSERVSTAISGYLTRELSAEAEDFTIDVTQFEPSPDVNQRRTKAILDITFESYSPVTSEELSQAMVGFSGRIGRARVTEVTDITEPVDVEEGLTTVPPPETTTLPSVAMQAIITYDKRFDSRLLDSTSRAFTKEKNIVGPEIRLYLFGSVTSGTINTQEVVGFRRMPRRKTGVVVAFDVTNVTPDEMLQHLLGLVGERLRRSAILNAELLPSEEPTPTPPLVTEPTPGAPTGRGDHEPDVERPDHCPLILAPEHGNMDCTNTNLIGSICTFWCEEGSSLAGQESFACADDAHWLAEVPHCPRIFCEEDIDSEFENGMVTCSHHNRFNSLCTFECNEGYELQGVPAVTCEISGQFTGEWSDQKPLCELVPVDCVVEYNDWGACSEGIRSKQGFILVQAVGTGTPCPDIIPAHTERCVDCGVEWGDWSACADGVRTRTQVVAVEKVGAGENCPELQTQDEECYDCEYSWGEWRSCENNRAQRVQVISQPRVGAGEECIPPQTEYQACADCVVAWDDWGECINDQKTRSQVVQVPQVGSGTSCPSTLGTETQSCTNCVVEWEEFGECSGGTRSRQQFIAQLATRGGTECPPLETQTEDCVHCELAWSTWGECDGGSRVRFQEVIREKVGAGNDCPTVLTDIEDCIDCIIDWEAWGTCEGGSRSRSETVLAPAVGAGKCRDITTETEDCVDCKLGWSDWSECEDGRITRTQVILVAPVGAGAQCPDELRIDTESCSDCVVDWEDWGECSNGERTRSQVISRAAVGAGNECPELSSETEPCVDCELVWGDWGACAGGTRSRSQAIGTARVGAGKACGALQVQNEACVDCEVEWSPWSECSSFQQTRTQVITTEQVGAGSACPDLLTENRDCFDCEVAWSDWTQCADGSRSRDQFVLAPKEGGGKDCPELETQNEVCTECVVQWGPWKACDQGTRTRTQFVFIEPVGAVPACPILQTDIEECVDCEVYWGDWTGCVDGFRTRSEKILTDTVGAGAVCPELRTESEVCVDCELKWSDWGECLDGTRIRLQYPAVLNQGAGTECPELQTETEDCVHCVVEWGPWSECLDLSSSRSQIVVTEAVGSGGRACPKLQTEIEGCSNCVTEWSDWSFCVNQKQSRVQSIVTPQSGRGEQCSTLQTETRDCAEPVVEPTPVQPTEPPTEPPTEPPTVPPTEPATEPPTVPPTEPPTEPPTEPPTEPPTEPPTEPPTVPPTEPATEPPTEPPTVPPTEAETEAPETDVLCRYVRNFLGHGKAPRERDLLLLGDESGSIGWYNFEKTKDAFKAVARNVNGGIGGQATQIAMMSFSRWARLQFGFDQYETADDVVNGISATIFRGGYRSKIGSALKDANTWMFQQSQGMRSFPGNDEDEIDHEILIATDGCRTSNGYYLQAGLKAIKKRGIKLSVLAIYARDPRCQETIRSMVDDPNDLYEIGDWAALVEMTKQIDAGACRQ; encoded by the exons atgacgtGGCTATATGCTGTTTGTTTGCTAGCATTGGCTGGACAATCTTTGGGACAATATGGTGATGTATACACGTATGATGAAGAATCACCAG GACTGCCCGATTACCCCGGTTACAACTACAACGAATACGGGAACAATAACGAGGGTTCGGGATCTGGG GAGACGGAAGCAGCGAGAG GTTCCTTCGTAGTTACAATTCAACAAAAGTTTCGAAAAGTTTTGCTCCAAGAAACTTCGGTTCGCTTTGAAAGAATGAGCGAGCGTGTTTCCACAGCG ATCTCTGGTTATTTAACAAGAGAGCTATCAGCTGAAGCGGAGGATTTCACGATTGATGTGACGCAATTCGAACCGAGCCCTGACGTCAACCAGCGTAGAACAAAGGCGATCCTGGATATTACGTTCGAATCGTATTCTCCGGTCACATCTGAGGAGTTAAGTCAAGCAATGGTCGGGTTCAGCGGACGAATCGGAAGGGCAAGGGTTACAGAAGTCACCG ATATTACAGAGCCAGTCGACGTAGAGGAAGGTTTAACTACAGTCCCGCCACCCGAGACGACAACT TTGCCATCTGTGGCCATGCAAGCTATCATTACTTATGACAAGAGGTTTGACAGCAGGCTATTAGACTCAACGTCCAGAGCTTTCACCAAGGAAAAGAACATCGTCGGTCCTGag ATTCGTCTCTACCTGTTCGGTTCAGTTACCAGTGGAACAATT AACACACAAGAAGTAGTTGGCTTTCGAAGAATGCCACGCAGAAAAACTGGGGTGGTTGTAGCTTTTGATGTGACTAATGTAACGCCAGATGAAATGTTGCAACATTTATTGGGTTTAGTTGGTGAAAGATTAAGAAGATCAGCAATCCTTAATGCCG AACTTCTTCCCTCAGAAG AACCAACCCCAACTCCACCTCTGGTCACTGAACCAACTCCTGGTGCACCAACAGGAAGAGGAGATCACGAACCAGATG TTGAGAGACCAGATCACTGTCCTCTCATACTTGCTCCTGAGCATGGAAACATGGATTGTACCAACACTAATCTTATTGGTTCAATCTGTACATTCTGGTGTGAAGAAGGAAGCTCATTGGCTGGCCAGGAATCATTCGCATGCGCAGATGATGCACACTGGTTGGCTGAAGTGCCCCACTGCCCAC GTATATTTTGCGAAGAGGACATTGATTCGGAATTTGAGAATGGCATGGTTACTTGCTCCCATCATAATCGCTTCAATTCATTGTGTACATTCGAGTGCAATGAAGGGTATGAGTTACAAGGTGTTCCGGCAGTAACCTGTGAGATTTCGGGCCAGTTTACCGGAGAGTGGTCGGACCAAAAACCTCTTTGTGAACTTG TCCCTGTGGATTGTGTGGTTGAATACAACGACTGGGGTGCATGCAGCGAGGGTATTCGAAGCAAACAAGGATTTATTTTAGTTCAAGCTGTTGGGACTGGCACTCCTTGTCCCGATATCATTCCTGCTCATACTGAAC GTTGTGTTGACTGTGGTGTGGAATGGGGTGATTGGTCGGCTTGTGCTGATGGTGTTCGTACAAGAACACAAGTTGTGGCTGTAGAGAAAGTAGGAGCTGGTGAAAACTGCCCTGAACTTCAAACACAAGATGAag AGTGCTACGACTGTGAGTATAGTTGGGGAGAGTGGAGGAGTTGTGAGAACAACAGAGCACAGAGAGTCCAGGTTATTTCCCAGCCAAGAGTTGGTGCTGGTGAAGAGTGTATACCTCCCCAAACAGAATATCAAG CATGTGCTGACTGTGTGGTAGCATGGGATGACTGGGGCGAGTGTATTAATGATCAGAAGACTAGATCACAAGTTGTCCAAGTTCCTCAAGTTGGTTCTGGAACATCATGTCCTTCAACTCTTGGAACAGAAACTCAAA GTTGCACCAACTGTGTTGTTGAATGGGAAGAATTTGGTGAATGTTCTGGTGGTACAAGGTCCAGGCAGCAGTTTATTGCGCAACTTGCCACTAGGGGTGGAACAGAATGTCCACCATTGGAAACACAAACTGAGGATTGTGTGCATTGTGAATTAGCATGGAGTACATGGGGTGAATGTGATGGTGGCAGCAGAGTTCGATTCCAGGAAGTAATAAGAGAGAAAGTTGGAGCTGGAAATGATTGCCCAACAGTTTTAACGGATATTGaag ACTGTATTGACTGCATCATTGACTGGGAGGCATGGGGTACTTGCGAAGGTGGTTCAAGAAGTAGAAGTGAAACTGTTCTTGCTCCTGCTGTTGGTGCTGGTAAATGCCGGGATATTACGACTGAAACTGAAG ATTGTGTTGATTGTAAACTTGGTTGGTCAGATTGGAGTGAATGTGAAGACGGACGCATTACAAGAACCCAAGTCATCCTTGTTGCACCTGTTGGGGCTGGTGCTCAATGTCCAGATGAATTAAGAATTGACACTGAAA GCTGCTCTGACTGTGTTGTTGACTGGGAGGACTGGGGTGAATGTTCAAATGGGGAAAGAACCAGATCCCAAGTTATTTCGAGAGCTGCTGTTGGCGCTGGGAACGAGTGTCCGGAACTCAGCAGCGAAACTGAACCTTGTGTGGACTGCGAACTTGTTTGGGGAGATTGGGGTGCATGTGCTGGAGGAACTCGTAGTAGAAGCCAGGCCATTGGTACAGCACGTGTTGGAGCTGGAAAGGCGTGCGGTGCCCTACAAGTTCAGAATGAAG CCTGTGTTGACTGTGAGGTAGAATGGTCTCCGTGGTCCGAGTGTTCTTCATTCCAACAAACAAGGACGCAAGTAATCACCACTGAACAAGTAGGAGCAGGTAGTGCATGCCCAGATCTGCTGACTGAAAACCGAG ATTGCTTCGATTGCGAAGTTGCTTGGAGCGATTGGACTCAATGTGCTGATGGTTCTCGATCGAGAGATCAGTTTGTTCTTGCTCCAAAAGAAGGTGGGGGCAAAGATTGTCCAGAATTGGAGACACAGAATGAAG tttgtaCTGAATGTGTTGTACAGTGGGGTCCATGGAAAGCATGTGACCAAGGCACAAGAACCAGAactcaatttgtttttattgagcCTGTTGGAGCGGTTCCAGCATGTCCAATACTTCAAACTGATATTGAAG AGTGCGTTGATTGTGAGGTCTATTGGGGTGATTGGACGGGATGTGTAGATGGATTCCGCACAAGATCGGAAAAGATTTTAACAGATACTGTTGGAGCTGGTGCTGTTTGCCCTGAATTAAGAACAGAATCAGAAG TTTGTGTGGATTGTGAGTTGAAATGGTCTGATTGGGGAGAATGTCTGGATGGAACCAGAATCCGTCTTCAGTATCCTGCTGTACTGAACCAGGGAGCTGGTACGGAGTGTCCAGAATTACAGACGGAAACTGAAG ATTGTGTACATTGCGTTGTGGAGTGGGGACCATGGAGTGAGTGTTTGGATTTATCGAGTTCAAGAAGTCAAATTGTGGTAACGGAAGCGGTTGGAAGTGGAGGAAGAGCTTGCCCAAAACTTCAAACAGAGATTGAAG GTTGTTCTAATTGTGTTACTGAATGGAGTGACTGGAGCTTCTGTGTGAACCAGAAACAATCAAGAGTACAATCCATTGTTACACCACAATCGGGAAGAGGAGAACAATGTTCAACTCTTCAAACTGAAACAAGAG ATTGCGCTGAACCTGTTGTTGAACCAACACCAGTTCAGCCTACAGAGCCACCAACAGAGCCACCTACCGAGCCACCAACCGTGCCTCCCACCGAACCAGCCACGGAGCCACCAACAGTGCCACCGACAGAGCCACCAACCGAGCCACCGACGGAGCCACCAACCGAGCCACCGACAGAGCCGCCAACGGAACCACCTACCGTGCCACCAACAGAACCAGCCACAGAGCCACCAACGGAGCCACCAACGGTGCCACCAACCGAGGCAGAGACTGAAGCACCTGAAACGGATGTTCTCTGCAGATATGTCAGAAACTTCCTCGGCCATGGAAAAGCACCTCGTGAAAGAGACTTGTTGTTGCTTGGAGATGAATCCGGAAGCATTGGTTGGTATAACTTTGAAAAGACAAAAGACGCTTTCAAG GCTGTTGCAAGGAATGTTAACGGGGGCATTGGAGGTCAAGCAACTCAGATAGCCATGATGTCCTTCTCAAGGTGGGCACGCCTGCAGTTTGGTTTTGACCAATATGAAACTGCAGATGATGTTGTGAACGGCATTAGTGCCACTATATTCCGTGGTGGTTACCGATCTAAAATTGGAAGTGCTCTAAAGGATGCAAATACATGGATGTTCCAACAATCACAAG GCATGAGAAGCTTCCCAGGTAATGATGAAGATGAAATAGACCATGAGATATTAATCGCAACTGACGGCTGCAGAACTTCTAATGGATATTATCTTCAAGCGGGTTTGAAAGCAATCAAGAAGCGTGGCATTAAG TTATCAGTGCTGGCTATCTACGCCAGAGATCCACGTTGCCAGGAAACTATTCGATCAATGGTTGATGATCCTAACGATCTTTATGAAATTGGTGACTGGGCAGCACTGGTTGAAATGACAAAGCAAATAGACGCTGGTGCATGCAGGCAGTGA
- the LOC100179387 gene encoding thioredoxin-related transmembrane protein 2-B codes for MTLITPLILFLKNSRSVRKALTPGLISSIIMSVLFILVRKVPPVCKHMPSFEGNECTFDWREVEIGMFLLSIIVIKNRASVSAEQMITSTLMYTKLASAVLFYRLDPRFAIGYCLLCVFRVWLLPDYFVDGPEELTYFSDTTLQESLEEDKRVTWVVLFYTTWSPHCHSVSPVFSELSNEYATKYLKFAKIDIGKYSKAAKTYGVSASTMSHQLPTIIVFEDGKAVDWRPMLGSNKKFVKYVFTEENIKRDFGMNRLYDESLVKCKKFKKGKKEE; via the exons ATGACTCTTATCACTCCGTTGATTCTTTTCCTGAAAAACTCACGTTCTGTGAGAAAAGCTTTAACGCCAGGCCTAATATCAAGTATAATTATGAGCGTGTTATTTATACTTGTACGAAAAGTACCACCAGTGTGTAAACACATGCCTTCGTTTGAGGGGAATGAATGTACCTTTGATTGG AGAGAAGTGGAAATCGGGATGTTTTTGCTCAGTATAATTGTGATCAAAAACCGAGCATCTGTTTCTGCAGAACAAATGATCACCAGTACATTAATGTACACAAAACTTGCCAGcgcagttttattttatagattaGACCCAAGATTCGCGATAGGGTATTGTCTTTTATGTGTCT TTCGGGTATGGTTGCTTCCAGATTATTTTGTTGATGGCCCAGAAGAACTAACTTATTTCAGTGACACAACTTTAcag GAATCGTTGGAAGAAGATAAACGTGTAACTtgggttgttctgttttacacaacATGGTCCCCTCACTGTCATTCTGTTTCACCAGTATTTTCTGAGTTATCTAATGAATATGCAACAAAGTATTTAAAGTTTGCTAAAATTGATATTGGCAAATATTCGAAAGCAGCAAAAAC ATATGGAGTTAGTGCTTCCACTATGTCACATCAGCTACCAACTATTATTGTGTTTGAAGATGGGAAAGCTGTCGATTGGAGGCCGATGTTAGgttcaaataaaaagtttgtcAAATACGTTTTCACAGAG gaaaACATCAAAAGAGACTTTGGTATGAACAGATTGTACGATGAATCTTTAGTCaaatgtaaaaagtttaagaagggaaaaaaagaagaataa
- the LOC100181796 gene encoding cytochrome c oxidase subunit 6A, mitochondrial, whose translation MSFLLRSHLTRFALRNVRQSSDVSFESAQKTMKLMRILSLTVVPFSIIAVGVNAYMIEVEHGKHAPPEYKEYAHIGIMTKKYPWGDGKHTLFHNPRSQGIKGKGYDEQ comes from the exons ATGTCTTTTCTTCTGAGATCCCACCTGACAAGGTTTGCTTTGAGAAATGTCCGGCAATCTTCAGACGTTAGTTTCGAAAGTGCCCAGAAAACTATGA AACTGATGCGCATTCTCTCCTTAACTGTGGTCCCATTTTCCATTATTGCTGTTGGTGTGAATGCCTACATGATTGAGGTGGAACATGGGAAACATGCTCCACCAGAGTACAAGGAATATGCCCACATTGGTATTATGACAAAG AAATACCCATGGGGTGATGGTAAACATACACTATTCCATAACCCAAGAAGCCAAGGCATCAAAGGAAAAGGTTATGATGAGCAATAA